From Scleropages formosus chromosome 1, fSclFor1.1, whole genome shotgun sequence, a single genomic window includes:
- the gpr173 gene encoding putative G-protein coupled receptor 173 has product MANGNESSDSPGIPLTAAMAAGGMTGGNTSSALSTYAKLVLLGLIICISLVGNLVVSLLVLRDRSLHKAPYYFLLDLCLADTIRSAVCFPFVLVSIKNGSAWTYSVLSCKVVAFMAVLFCFHAAFMLFCISVTRYMAIAHHRFYSKRMTFWTCVAVVCMVWTLSVAMAFPPVFDVGTYKFIREEDQCIFEHRYFKANDTLGFMLMLAVLILATHVVYMKLLLFEYKHRKMKPVQMVPAISQNWTFHGPGATGQAAANWIAGFGRGPMPPTLLGIRQNLHNQNRRLLGMEEFKAEKRLGRMFYVITLFFLVLWSPYIVACYWRVFVKACTIPHRYLSTTVWMSFAQAGVNPIICFFLNKDLKKGLLAHLPPCCRTTPQLPREPYCVM; this is encoded by the coding sequence ATGGCCAACGGGAACGAGAGCAGTGACAGCCCCGGTATCCCCCTAACGGCGGCTATGGCAGCAGGAGGTATGACCGGTGGGAACACATCATCAGCTTTGTCCACCTATGCCAAGCTTGTCCTTCTTGGGCTGATCATATGCATCAGCCTAGTGGGCAATCTTGTGGTCTCCCTGCTTGTTCTGCGGGACAGATCCTTGCACAAAGCCCCCTATTACTTCCTCCTGGATCTCTGTTTGGCAGACACCATCCGCTCAGCAGTCTGCTTCCCCTTTGTCCTGGTGTCCATCAAGAACGGCTCTGCTTGGACCTACAGTGTGCTGAGCTGCAAGGTTGTGGCCTTCATGGCTGTGCTCTTCTGCTTCCACGCTGCCTTTATGCTGTTCTGCATAAGTGTCACTCGCTACATGGCCATTGCCCACCACCGGTTCTACTCCAAACGCATGACCTTTTGGACTTGTGTGGCGGTGGTGTGTATGGTCTGGACCCTGTCAGTGGCTATGGCATTTCCACCAGTTTTTGACGTAGGCACCTACAAATTCATCCGCGAGGAAGACCAGTGTATTTTTGAACACCGCTATTTTAAAGCCAATGACACCCTGGGCTTCATGCTGATGCTGGCTGTACTGATCCTTGCAACACACGTGGTGTACATGAAGCTCCTCCTGTTTGAGTACAAGCACCGGAAGATGAAGCCTGTGCAAATGGTCCCAGCCATCAGCCAGAACTGGACTTTCCACGGTCCTGGGGCAACCGGTCAGGCAGCAGCAAATTGGATCGCAGGATTTGGTCGGGGTCCCATGCCACCCACTCTGCTGGGTATCCGGCAGAACCTGCACAACCAGAACCGGCGTCTGCTGGGCATGGAGGAGTTCAAGGCAGAGAAGCGACTTGGCAGGATGTTCTATGTgatcactttgtttttcctggtgctctggtCACCTTACATTGTGGCCTGCTACTGGCGTGTATTTGTGAAGGCCTGCACCATCCCACACCGGTACCTCTCCACAACCGTCTGGATGAGCTTTGCTCAGGCCGGGGTCAACCCCATCATCTGCTTCTTCCTCAACAAGGACCTAAAGAAGGGGCTGCTGGCTCACCTGCCACCCTGCTGTAGGACTACACCTCAACTGCCCCGTGAGCCTTATTGCGTCATGTGA